From Amycolatopsis sp. cg9, one genomic window encodes:
- a CDS encoding SURF1 family protein, which translates to MRLRFLLKPGWLALTAVVFTFAICCFTLLSPWQFSRNTEREQQNSALETSFTAAPVPLAQLLPPGSAVGPRTEWHLVSITGRYLPDKEVVARLRTVQGEGAFEVLTPLQTTDGTVVLVDRGYVRLDSKSGVLPFAPPPPGIVTVTARARADETDPKNRDAFADASTGGRLQSYVVDSRVVARAGQLDIRPGYFQLDTGQPGVLGALPLPQTDSGPFLSYALQWIAFGAMALLGWLYFTVRELKPGGALDASSPEKTRRKSVAEILAEDELAESGHQK; encoded by the coding sequence GTGCGGTTGCGGTTCCTGCTCAAGCCCGGGTGGCTGGCTCTGACGGCGGTGGTCTTCACCTTCGCCATCTGCTGCTTCACGCTGCTCTCACCGTGGCAGTTCAGCCGCAACACCGAGCGCGAGCAGCAGAACTCCGCGCTCGAGACGTCGTTCACGGCCGCGCCGGTGCCGCTGGCCCAGCTGCTGCCGCCGGGGAGCGCGGTCGGCCCGCGGACCGAATGGCACCTCGTCTCGATCACCGGCCGGTACCTGCCGGACAAGGAGGTCGTCGCGCGGCTGCGGACGGTCCAGGGCGAGGGTGCCTTCGAGGTGCTGACGCCGCTGCAGACCACCGACGGCACGGTCGTGCTCGTCGACCGCGGCTACGTCCGGCTCGACAGCAAGTCCGGCGTGCTGCCGTTCGCGCCGCCCCCGCCCGGCATCGTGACGGTGACCGCGCGGGCGCGCGCCGACGAAACGGACCCGAAGAACCGCGACGCGTTCGCCGACGCCTCGACCGGCGGGCGGCTGCAGAGCTACGTCGTCGATTCGCGGGTCGTCGCGCGGGCCGGGCAGCTCGACATCCGGCCGGGCTACTTCCAGCTCGACACCGGCCAGCCCGGCGTGCTCGGCGCGCTGCCGCTGCCGCAGACGGATTCGGGGCCGTTCCTGTCGTACGCGCTGCAGTGGATCGCGTTCGGCGCGATGGCGCTGCTCGGCTGGCTGTACTTCACCGTGCGGGAGCTGAAGCCGGGCGGCGCGCTCGACGCGTCGTCGCCGGAGAAGACGCGCCGCAAGTCGGTGGCGGAGATCCTCGCCGAAGACGAGCTCGCCGAAAGTGGCCATCAGAAATAG
- a CDS encoding FMN-binding negative transcriptional regulator, which produces MLIHPWDAADDSEWREWLSSHDFGQLIAGGTGRDLPVVTPAHFAFDGDRTVVTHLARPNPIWPLLEEHPRALLTVVDDYTYIRADWNTTADPAHGVPTSYYATVQLEGDVRLVDDPVAKAALLDKQLRHFEPDGARAPVSAAEAPDKRLLPGIRGIEFTITGVRAKFKFGGNKTAEDRERIGSRLAERDGRLDAEALAQLRRRG; this is translated from the coding sequence ATGCTGATCCACCCGTGGGACGCCGCCGACGACTCCGAATGGCGGGAGTGGCTGTCCTCGCACGACTTCGGCCAGCTGATCGCCGGCGGCACCGGCCGCGACCTGCCGGTGGTGACCCCGGCGCACTTCGCGTTCGACGGCGACCGGACGGTCGTCACGCACCTGGCCCGGCCCAACCCGATCTGGCCGCTGCTGGAGGAGCACCCGCGCGCACTGCTGACGGTGGTCGACGACTACACCTACATCCGCGCGGACTGGAACACGACCGCGGACCCGGCGCACGGCGTGCCGACGTCGTACTACGCGACCGTGCAGCTCGAGGGCGACGTACGGCTGGTTGACGACCCGGTGGCGAAGGCGGCGCTGCTGGACAAGCAGCTGCGGCACTTCGAACCCGACGGCGCACGGGCGCCGGTGAGCGCCGCGGAGGCGCCGGACAAGCGGCTGCTGCCGGGGATCCGCGGGATCGAGTTCACGATCACGGGCGTCCGGGCGAAGTTCAAGTTCGGCGGCAACAAGACGGCCGAGGACCGGGAGCGGATCGGGTCCCGGCTGGCGGAGCGGGACGGGCGCCTCGACGCGGAGGCGTTGGCGCAGCTGCGCCGCCGCGGCTGA